A single genomic interval of Brevundimonas diminuta harbors:
- a CDS encoding VOC family protein, which translates to MFTHVTVGANDIEASRQFYDAALGALGVEPGQGPDPKGRYWWRTRMSAFAIGAPIDGEPACHANGGTIGFHAKTPEMVQAFHDAGVAAGGRAIEDPPGERKGPFGPMILAYLRDPSGNKICAMHRKTD; encoded by the coding sequence ATGTTCACCCACGTCACTGTCGGCGCCAACGACATAGAGGCGTCGCGCCAGTTCTATGACGCCGCGCTCGGCGCCCTTGGCGTCGAGCCGGGCCAGGGGCCGGACCCCAAGGGCCGCTACTGGTGGCGCACCCGCATGAGCGCCTTTGCGATCGGCGCGCCGATCGACGGCGAGCCGGCCTGCCACGCCAACGGCGGCACCATCGGTTTTCACGCCAAGACGCCCGAGATGGTCCAGGCCTTCCATGACGCCGGCGTCGCCGCCGGCGGTCGCGCCATCGAGGACCCGCCCGGCGAACGCAAGGGCCCCTTCGGCCCCATGATCCTGGCCTATCTGCGCGATCCGTCGGGCAACAAGATCTGCGCCATGCACCGAAAGACCGACTGA
- the fghA gene encoding S-formylglutathione hydrolase, protein METTKTHAVHGGTLRYLKHDSTATGTPMTLSVFTPAGEGPFPVLIWLSGLTCTEDNFTTKAGAYQAAAEHGVIIVAPDTSPRGDDVADDPAYDLGQGAGFYVDATQAPWAPHFRMETYVTEELIALIDAEFATTGVRSISGHSMGGHGALTLALNHPHLFRSVSAFAPISSPTRCAWGEKAFIAYLGDDRTTWDRHDAAKLIAAGAAKGVYDDILIDQGDTDSFLIDQLKPELLQAAADAAGQKVTIRMQPGYDHSYFFMASFIADHIAFHAERLKV, encoded by the coding sequence GTGGAAACCACCAAGACCCACGCCGTCCACGGCGGGACCCTGCGTTATCTGAAGCACGACAGCACGGCGACCGGCACGCCGATGACGCTGTCGGTCTTCACGCCAGCGGGCGAGGGGCCTTTTCCCGTGCTGATCTGGCTGTCGGGCCTGACCTGCACCGAGGACAACTTCACCACCAAGGCCGGGGCCTATCAGGCCGCCGCCGAACACGGTGTCATCATCGTGGCGCCCGACACCTCGCCGCGCGGAGACGACGTCGCCGATGATCCCGCCTATGACCTGGGCCAGGGCGCGGGCTTCTACGTCGATGCGACGCAGGCGCCCTGGGCGCCGCATTTCCGCATGGAGACCTATGTCACCGAGGAACTGATCGCCCTGATCGACGCCGAGTTTGCGACCACGGGCGTCCGCTCGATCAGCGGCCATTCGATGGGCGGCCACGGGGCGCTGACCCTGGCGTTGAACCACCCCCACCTGTTCCGTTCGGTCTCCGCCTTTGCGCCGATCTCCTCGCCCACCCGGTGCGCCTGGGGTGAAAAGGCCTTCATCGCCTATCTGGGCGACGACCGGACGACGTGGGACCGTCACGACGCCGCCAAGCTGATCGCAGCGGGTGCGGCGAAGGGCGTCTATGACGACATCCTGATCGACCAGGGGGACACCGACAGCTTCCTGATCGACCAGCTGAAGCCCGAGTTGCTTCAAGCCGCCGCCGACGCCGCCGGCCAGAAGGTCACGATCCGAATGCAACCCGGCTACGACCACTCCTACTTCTTCATGGCCAGCTTCATCGCCGACCACATCGCCTTCCACGCCGAACGCTTGAAGGTCTAG
- a CDS encoding superoxide dismutase, protein MAFTLPPLPYAYDALEPAIDKETMTFHHDKHHQTYVDNLNKAVDADESLQGKSLEEIFTSISTAPKAVRNNGGGHWNHSLFWELLAPADQAGEPSAELKAAIDADLGGMDKFKEDFNAAGAAQFGSGWAWLIVQNGKLKITSTPNQDNPLMDVVDERGEVILGADVWEHAYYLKYQNRRADYLKSFWTVVNWNKVNELYAAAK, encoded by the coding sequence ATGGCCTTCACCCTGCCCCCGCTGCCCTACGCCTATGACGCGCTGGAGCCGGCCATCGACAAGGAGACGATGACCTTCCACCACGACAAGCACCACCAGACCTATGTCGACAACCTGAACAAGGCCGTCGACGCCGATGAGAGCTTGCAGGGCAAGTCGCTGGAGGAAATCTTCACCAGCATCTCGACCGCGCCCAAGGCCGTGCGCAACAACGGCGGCGGTCACTGGAACCACAGCCTGTTCTGGGAACTGCTGGCCCCGGCCGATCAGGCGGGTGAGCCCTCGGCCGAGCTGAAGGCCGCCATCGACGCCGATCTGGGCGGCATGGACAAGTTCAAGGAAGACTTCAACGCCGCCGGCGCCGCGCAGTTCGGTTCGGGCTGGGCCTGGCTGATCGTGCAGAACGGCAAGCTGAAAATCACCTCGACCCCGAACCAGGACAATCCGCTGATGGACGTCGTGGACGAGCGCGGCGAGGTCATCCTGGGCGCCGACGTGTGGGAGCACGCCTACTATCTGAAATACCAGAACCGCCGCGCCGACTATCTGAAGTCGTTCTGGACGGTGGTGAACTGGAACAAGGTCAACGAACTCTACGCCGCCGCCAAATAA
- a CDS encoding LysR family transcriptional regulator: MSRWDGIDEFTAVAEQASFSAAARRLGLSTSAVSREIARLEDRLQTRLLHRTTRRVELTDAGRDFLARCRRLIDERDEALAAVQPDDQAPRGLLRMTCSVSYGERFIAPAVNAFARQNPELRIELDLDNRLRDLVGDGYDLAVRFGHLTDSRLMARRLASRRLILCASPDYLARRGAPRDLSEIPSHDGLIGSAEHWRFTEAGREVTLRPSGRWSCNSGAAVLDAALQGLGLCQLPDFYVAEALASGALASLLDDQRPPDEGVWAVHPHPRHVPPKVRAMIDWLHDRLAQRSPA, from the coding sequence ATGAGCCGCTGGGACGGGATCGACGAATTCACTGCTGTCGCCGAACAGGCAAGCTTCTCGGCCGCCGCGCGGCGCCTTGGCCTATCGACCTCGGCCGTCAGCCGCGAGATCGCCCGGCTGGAAGACCGGCTGCAGACCCGCCTGCTCCACCGCACCACCCGCCGGGTCGAGCTGACCGACGCGGGCCGCGACTTCCTGGCCCGCTGTCGCCGCCTGATCGACGAACGCGACGAGGCCTTGGCCGCGGTCCAGCCCGATGATCAGGCCCCGCGCGGCCTGCTGCGCATGACCTGTTCGGTCTCCTATGGCGAGCGTTTCATCGCCCCGGCCGTCAACGCCTTCGCGCGCCAAAACCCCGAGCTGCGGATCGAGCTGGATCTCGACAACCGCCTGCGCGATCTGGTCGGCGACGGCTATGATCTGGCGGTCCGGTTCGGCCATCTGACCGACTCGCGGCTGATGGCCCGACGGCTGGCCTCGCGGCGGCTGATCCTGTGCGCCAGCCCCGACTATCTGGCGCGTCGCGGCGCCCCGCGCGACCTGTCCGAGATCCCCAGCCACGACGGCCTGATCGGCTCGGCCGAGCACTGGCGCTTCACCGAGGCCGGGAGAGAGGTGACTTTGCGCCCCTCCGGCCGCTGGAGCTGCAACTCCGGCGCGGCGGTGCTGGACGCCGCCTTGCAGGGGCTGGGCCTGTGCCAGCTGCCCGACTTCTACGTCGCCGAAGCACTGGCCTCGGGCGCCCTCGCCTCCCTGCTGGACGACCAACGCCCGCCCGACGAAGGCGTCTGGGCCGTCCACCCCCACCCTCGCCACGTCCCGCCCAAGGTCCGCGCCATGATCGACTGGCTGCACGACCGTCTCGCCCAAAGGAGCCCAGCATGA
- a CDS encoding NAD-dependent deacylase: MNLVVLTGAGVSAESGVPTFRASDGLWEGHRIEEVATPEGFAADPALVQDFYNQRRRQLAEVQPNAAHQALAALAARWRGDFLLVTQNVDDLHDRAHEQTPPAAGFELIHMHGELRKGRCTRSGVVMDWAGDMAADEASRHHPDGVMRPHIVWFGEMPLQMERIERALEACDLFVSIGTSGAVYPAAGFVQAARYAGARTVEINLEPTSGARLFDEGVYGPATQAVPAFFDTL; the protein is encoded by the coding sequence ATGAACCTCGTCGTCCTGACCGGCGCCGGCGTCTCGGCCGAAAGCGGCGTGCCGACCTTCCGCGCCTCGGACGGCCTGTGGGAGGGGCATCGCATCGAAGAGGTGGCGACGCCCGAGGGCTTTGCGGCCGACCCGGCCCTGGTGCAGGACTTCTACAACCAGCGGCGGCGACAGTTGGCCGAGGTCCAGCCGAATGCGGCGCACCAGGCGCTGGCGGCGTTGGCGGCGCGGTGGCGGGGCGACTTTCTGCTGGTGACGCAGAACGTCGATGATCTGCACGACCGGGCGCATGAACAGACGCCGCCGGCCGCCGGGTTTGAGTTGATCCATATGCACGGCGAGCTGCGGAAAGGTCGCTGCACCCGGTCGGGCGTCGTCATGGATTGGGCCGGAGACATGGCGGCGGACGAGGCCTCGCGGCATCATCCCGACGGCGTCATGCGGCCGCACATCGTCTGGTTCGGGGAGATGCCGCTTCAGATGGAGCGGATCGAGCGGGCGTTGGAAGCCTGCGACCTGTTCGTGTCCATCGGCACGTCGGGCGCGGTCTATCCGGCGGCGGGGTTCGTGCAGGCGGCGCGGTATGCCGGGGCGCGGACGGTGGAGATCAATCTGGAGCCGACGTCTGGCGCGCGCCTGTTCGACGAAGGCGTTTACGGACCGGCGACGCAGGCCGTGCCGGCCTTCTTCGACACGCTGTAG
- a CDS encoding MBL fold metallo-hydrolase, with protein sequence MRMMMTGAAFAALMLAACNPQADAQKPGDPAPPNPTQTVAAPAEKPVYRFKIGALDAIALFDGENPVKNDNQTFGVGLTPQAVAAPLTAAGQPADPIMLEIHPLLVRNGARTMLFDTGLGERKGQLMDSLQKAGVDPASITDVLISHGHPDHVGGLIRNGGLAFPNAAIRMSQAEWASIRANPELADLVRIITPKVQAFEPGGEVAPGVQSQDTAGHTPGHVAYLIADGQNQLLYIGDLMHHWILSVEHPDWNVGYDDDQAAGLKARLDEVTALRNSGAHIYAYHFPFPGLGKVATREGRAMFISEAQSAKD encoded by the coding sequence ATGCGGATGATGATGACGGGTGCTGCTTTCGCGGCGCTGATGCTGGCGGCCTGTAACCCCCAGGCGGATGCGCAGAAGCCCGGCGATCCCGCGCCGCCCAACCCCACCCAGACCGTCGCGGCCCCGGCCGAGAAGCCGGTCTATCGTTTCAAGATCGGCGCACTGGACGCCATCGCCCTGTTCGACGGCGAAAATCCGGTCAAGAACGACAACCAGACTTTCGGCGTCGGCCTGACGCCGCAGGCGGTCGCCGCCCCGCTCACCGCCGCCGGACAGCCGGCTGATCCGATCATGCTGGAAATCCATCCGTTGCTTGTAAGGAACGGCGCCCGCACGATGCTGTTCGACACGGGCCTGGGCGAGCGCAAAGGCCAGTTGATGGACAGCCTGCAAAAGGCGGGCGTCGATCCGGCCTCGATCACCGACGTGCTGATCTCGCACGGCCACCCGGACCATGTCGGCGGCCTGATCCGCAATGGCGGCCTGGCCTTCCCAAATGCGGCGATCCGGATGTCGCAGGCGGAATGGGCGTCCATCCGCGCCAATCCCGAACTGGCCGATCTGGTGCGGATCATCACGCCCAAGGTCCAGGCCTTCGAACCCGGCGGCGAGGTCGCGCCGGGGGTCCAATCTCAGGATACGGCCGGCCATACGCCGGGCCACGTCGCCTATTTGATCGCCGACGGCCAGAACCAGCTGCTGTACATCGGCGACCTGATGCACCACTGGATCCTGTCGGTCGAACATCCGGACTGGAACGTCGGCTATGACGACGATCAGGCGGCAGGCCTGAAGGCGCGGCTGGACGAGGTGACGGCGCTGCGCAACTCCGGCGCCCACATCTACGCCTATCACTTCCCGTTCCCGGGCCTGGGCAAGGTGGCGACCCGCGAAGGCCGCGCCATGTTCATCTCAGAAGCGCAGTCTGCGAAGGACTAG
- the rpsD gene encoding 30S ribosomal protein S4, translating into MSKRHSAKYKIDRAMGENLWGRSKSPVNKRSYGPGQHGQRRKSKVSDFGLQLKAKQKLKGYYGNITEKQFAKTYDEAARRKGNTSENLIGLLESRLDAIVYRAKFVPTVWAARQFVSHGHVLVNGKKVDIASYRVKPEDVVTVKEKSRNMALVLEAQQSSERDVPDYLELSDRSFSVRYVRVPELSDVPYAVKMEPNLVVEYYAS; encoded by the coding sequence ATGTCCAAGCGCCACAGCGCCAAGTACAAGATCGACCGGGCCATGGGTGAGAACCTGTGGGGCCGCTCCAAGTCGCCGGTCAACAAGCGTTCTTACGGTCCTGGCCAGCACGGCCAGCGTCGCAAGTCCAAGGTTTCGGACTTCGGTCTGCAACTGAAGGCCAAGCAGAAGCTGAAGGGCTACTACGGCAACATCACCGAGAAGCAGTTCGCCAAGACCTATGACGAGGCCGCCCGTCGCAAGGGCAACACCTCGGAAAACCTGATCGGTCTGCTGGAATCGCGCCTGGACGCCATCGTCTACCGCGCCAAGTTCGTCCCGACCGTCTGGGCCGCCCGCCAGTTCGTCAGCCACGGCCACGTCCTGGTCAACGGCAAGAAGGTCGACATCGCCTCCTACCGCGTGAAGCCGGAAGACGTCGTCACGGTGAAGGAAAAGTCGCGCAACATGGCTCTGGTGCTCGAAGCCCAGCAGTCGTCGGAACGCGACGTGCCGGATTACCTGGAACTGTCGGACCGCTCGTTCTCGGTTCGCTACGTCCGCGTGCCGGAACTGTCGGACGTGCCGTACGCCGTGAAGATGGAACCGAACCTGGTCGTCGAATACTACGCTTCGTAA
- a CDS encoding NADH:flavin oxidoreductase/NADH oxidase produces MSQLFSPRGVGPLTLKNRVVIAPMCQYSAIDGVPQPWHVQHLGRLAISGAGLVVVEATGVEAAGRITPDDTGLWNEAQEEAFGRIIRDIRTYSDTPIGIQLAHAGRKASTSAPWKGGGALKAEDGAWETFSASAEPFKDDWHTPTAMTPADMDRVVAAFEDAARRADRAGFDLVELHAAHGYLLTQFLSPASNHRTDEFGGPYENRARFPLRVAQALRDAWPRTKALGVRFNGSDWVEGGIALDEVTAFGQALHDMGYDYLHLTSGGNVAQAKIPGGEPGYQLRFAQAVKAATPEANVMAVGMIFDPQQAEEIVRSGQADFIAIARAALDDPHWAHHAAVALGEDEGLPPQYERAGKAHWPGYGKADI; encoded by the coding sequence ATGAGCCAGTTGTTCTCACCCCGCGGCGTCGGCCCCCTGACGCTGAAGAACCGCGTCGTCATCGCGCCGATGTGCCAGTATTCGGCCATCGACGGCGTGCCCCAGCCCTGGCACGTGCAGCATCTGGGACGACTGGCGATCTCCGGCGCGGGACTGGTCGTCGTCGAGGCGACGGGGGTCGAGGCCGCGGGACGGATCACGCCGGACGACACCGGCCTGTGGAACGAGGCCCAGGAAGAGGCCTTCGGCCGGATCATCCGCGACATCCGCACCTACAGCGACACCCCGATCGGTATTCAGCTGGCTCATGCCGGACGCAAGGCCTCGACCAGCGCGCCGTGGAAGGGCGGCGGCGCCCTGAAGGCCGAAGACGGCGCGTGGGAAACCTTCAGCGCCTCGGCCGAACCGTTCAAGGATGACTGGCACACGCCGACCGCCATGACCCCGGCCGACATGGACCGCGTCGTCGCGGCCTTCGAGGACGCGGCGCGGCGGGCGGATCGGGCCGGGTTCGACCTGGTCGAACTGCACGCCGCCCACGGCTATCTGCTGACCCAGTTCCTGTCGCCGGCATCCAACCACCGCACAGACGAGTTCGGTGGACCCTACGAAAACCGGGCGCGCTTCCCGCTACGGGTCGCCCAGGCCCTGCGCGACGCCTGGCCCCGGACGAAGGCGTTGGGCGTGCGCTTCAACGGCTCGGACTGGGTCGAGGGCGGCATCGCCTTGGACGAGGTGACGGCCTTTGGTCAGGCGCTGCACGACATGGGCTATGACTATCTGCACCTGACGTCGGGCGGGAACGTCGCCCAGGCGAAGATTCCGGGCGGCGAGCCGGGCTATCAGCTGCGGTTCGCCCAGGCCGTGAAGGCGGCGACGCCTGAGGCCAATGTGATGGCCGTCGGCATGATCTTCGATCCGCAGCAGGCCGAAGAGATCGTCCGCTCCGGTCAGGCCGACTTCATCGCCATCGCCCGCGCGGCGCTGGACGATCCGCACTGGGCGCACCATGCGGCGGTCGCCCTGGGTGAGGATGAAGGCCTGCCGCCGCAGTACGAGCGGGCCGGCAAGGCGCATTGGCCGGGATACGGCAAGGCCGACATCTGA
- a CDS encoding S-(hydroxymethyl)glutathione dehydrogenase/class III alcohol dehydrogenase, which translates to MKTRAAVAFEAKRPLEIVEVDLEGPRAGEVLIEIKATGICHTDAYTLDGLDSEGVFPSILGHEGAGVVVEVGPGVTSVAVGDHVIPLYTPECRQCKSCLSRKTNLCTAIRGTQGKGVMPDGTSRFSYKGQAIAHYMGCSTFSNYTVLPEIAVAKIRKDAPFDKACYVGCGVTTGVGAVVNTAKVEPGANCVVFGLGGIGLNVIQGLKMVGADMIVGVDINGDKEEWGRRFGMTHFVNPKDVPDVVAHLVQLTDGGADYTFDCTGNTVVMRQALEACHRGWGESVVIGVAESGKEIATRPFQLVTGRVWRGSAFGGARGRTDTPKIVDWYMDGKIEIDPMITHTFPLEDINKAFDLMHEGKSIRSVVVF; encoded by the coding sequence ATGAAAACCCGCGCCGCCGTTGCGTTCGAAGCCAAACGTCCGCTCGAAATCGTCGAGGTCGATCTGGAAGGCCCGCGCGCCGGCGAGGTGCTGATCGAGATCAAGGCCACCGGCATCTGCCACACCGACGCCTATACGCTGGATGGCCTGGACTCCGAGGGCGTCTTTCCCTCGATCCTGGGGCACGAGGGCGCGGGCGTGGTGGTCGAGGTGGGGCCAGGCGTGACCTCGGTCGCGGTCGGCGATCACGTCATCCCGCTGTACACGCCGGAATGCCGCCAGTGTAAGTCGTGCCTGTCGCGCAAGACCAACCTGTGCACCGCCATTCGCGGCACCCAGGGCAAGGGCGTCATGCCCGACGGCACCAGCCGTTTCAGCTACAAGGGTCAGGCCATCGCCCACTATATGGGCTGCTCGACCTTCTCGAACTACACCGTCCTGCCCGAGATCGCGGTGGCGAAGATCAGGAAGGACGCGCCGTTCGACAAGGCCTGCTACGTCGGCTGCGGCGTGACCACCGGCGTCGGCGCCGTGGTCAACACGGCCAAGGTCGAGCCGGGCGCCAACTGCGTCGTCTTCGGCTTGGGCGGCATCGGGTTGAACGTCATCCAGGGGCTGAAGATGGTCGGAGCCGACATGATCGTCGGCGTGGACATCAATGGCGACAAGGAAGAATGGGGCCGTCGCTTCGGCATGACCCATTTCGTCAATCCCAAGGATGTGCCGGACGTCGTGGCCCATCTGGTCCAGCTGACCGACGGCGGCGCCGACTACACCTTCGACTGCACCGGCAACACCGTCGTCATGCGCCAGGCGCTTGAGGCCTGCCACCGTGGCTGGGGCGAGAGCGTCGTCATCGGCGTCGCCGAATCCGGCAAGGAGATCGCCACCCGCCCGTTCCAGCTGGTGACCGGCCGCGTCTGGCGCGGTTCGGCCTTCGGCGGCGCGCGCGGTCGCACCGACACGCCCAAGATTGTCGACTGGTACATGGACGGCAAGATCGAGATCGACCCGATGATCACCCACACCTTCCCGCTCGAAGACATCAACAAGGCCTTCGACCTGATGCACGAGGGCAAGAGCATCCGCTCGGTGGTGGTGTTCTGA
- a CDS encoding DUF4350 domain-containing protein produces the protein MGRRGWIAVAVLLLAGPALAQEQVGDLDWRPKVASPAYAADGPVVLVDQGHGSEQTIEGRYAAFAALLRADGYRIEASRGRLDAPGALDGVAVLVIANPARPADGPRASAFDDDEIEAIRRWVEHGGALLLAADHAPHGSAAEALAAKFGVTMGTGYAFQPVGGDVTANLVFPRPALADHPIVEGREQSEHLKVVMSFTGQSLSGPADATVLLAMSADAREAPDLEALQTILTRLRAGQDPAVVLAELSRPALPAQGLALRFGAGRVVVLGEAGMLTAQIVRFPDQPDREPVRMGLNTAGHDDQQFVLNLMHWLSRLLP, from the coding sequence ATGGGACGCCGGGGTTGGATCGCTGTCGCAGTCCTGCTTCTGGCAGGCCCAGCCTTGGCGCAAGAGCAGGTCGGCGATCTGGATTGGCGGCCAAAGGTAGCCTCGCCGGCCTATGCGGCGGATGGGCCTGTCGTGCTTGTCGATCAGGGCCACGGCAGCGAGCAGACCATCGAAGGTCGTTATGCCGCCTTCGCCGCGCTGTTGCGGGCCGATGGATATCGGATCGAAGCCAGCCGGGGGCGTCTCGATGCGCCCGGCGCGCTTGATGGCGTGGCGGTGTTGGTCATCGCCAATCCGGCGCGACCGGCGGACGGCCCGCGCGCCTCGGCTTTCGACGACGACGAGATCGAGGCGATCCGCCGATGGGTGGAGCACGGCGGGGCGTTGCTTCTGGCCGCCGATCACGCGCCTCATGGTTCCGCCGCCGAAGCCCTGGCTGCCAAGTTTGGTGTGACGATGGGAACGGGCTACGCCTTCCAGCCCGTGGGCGGCGATGTCACGGCCAATCTGGTCTTTCCGCGTCCGGCGCTCGCGGATCATCCGATTGTCGAGGGCCGCGAACAAAGCGAGCACTTGAAGGTCGTCATGAGCTTCACCGGGCAGTCGCTGTCGGGGCCGGCCGACGCAACGGTGTTGCTGGCGATGAGCGCAGATGCGCGAGAGGCTCCCGATCTCGAAGCCTTGCAAACGATCCTGACGCGGCTTCGGGCCGGGCAGGATCCAGCCGTCGTCCTTGCCGAGCTGTCGCGGCCCGCCTTACCCGCCCAAGGTCTGGCTTTGCGCTTTGGCGCGGGGCGGGTGGTCGTGCTGGGAGAGGCGGGGATGCTCACGGCCCAGATCGTACGTTTTCCCGACCAGCCGGATCGCGAGCCCGTTCGCATGGGACTGAATACGGCCGGTCATGACGATCAGCAGTTCGTGCTGAACCTGATGCACTGGCTGTCGCGTCTGCTCCCCTGA
- a CDS encoding bifunctional diguanylate cyclase/phosphodiesterase, translating to MRFLTCLTDDHNLWLVALAAGLCLIGSIITFRLYRRLRAAEKGTRLAWAFMGAVATGATIWCTHFVAMIAYEPGVTISYGPVLTGLSLGVAIAGSALALWVASRRMPASAEIGGVLFGLTVVAMHYTGMAAFATDAVLHWSAGYVAASVAGAVVLGALAFNRARQSGKVVPVVLMVLGIVALHFTGMAAMTIVPVGALVDMGAVGSTNLVLAFAVSAVGLMMLGTGVASHALDVQSRLQAKARLDHLIEGSVDGMVVEQDGVILAANAAFADLAGVPHHALIGEPLSRWIAGVADLAVNGLSQSKLVAEGGADIPVEIAVRRDCGVDHVMIYAVRDLRMRQAQERRIAHLARNDSLTGLPNRSSFLEWLTRQTADLTVSNKVALLAMDLDRFKEVNDVHGHAAGDQLLIQIAERMRACLRHDEFIARLGGDEFVAVVPIQHKDDALDLVARLRDAVTAPVVLDHAEVACGLSTGIAIWPDDAHDPSALINDADLAMYRAKASLGTDVCFYEEEMDEAVRNRRRMAQQMREALDQGQFSLNWQLQAAVDTGDITGYEVLLRWIQPDGMFISPADFIPLAEENGLILPIGEWVLRTACAEAASWTEPHKIAVNLSPVQLGHVDLPRLVHQVLVETGLSPSRLELEITETAMITDMERTTHVLRQLKLLGVSIAMDDFGTGYSSLSTLRAFPFDKIKLDRSFMSELDGGPQSAAIIRAVLALGESLHIPVLAEGVETLEQLAFLRDQGCDEVQGYLLGRPQKTADAEVQAAARVLWAVDPSMEKAA from the coding sequence ATGCGCTTTCTCACCTGCCTGACCGACGACCATAATCTCTGGCTCGTCGCGTTGGCCGCCGGCCTGTGCCTGATCGGTTCGATCATCACCTTCCGCCTGTATCGCCGCCTGCGCGCCGCCGAAAAGGGCACGCGTCTGGCCTGGGCCTTCATGGGCGCAGTGGCGACCGGGGCGACAATCTGGTGCACCCATTTCGTGGCGATGATCGCCTATGAGCCCGGCGTCACCATCAGCTATGGCCCGGTGCTGACCGGCTTGTCCCTGGGTGTCGCCATCGCCGGCAGCGCGCTGGCGCTGTGGGTGGCCTCGCGCCGGATGCCCGCCTCGGCCGAGATCGGCGGCGTGCTGTTCGGCCTGACCGTGGTGGCCATGCACTATACCGGCATGGCGGCCTTTGCGACTGACGCCGTCCTCCACTGGTCGGCCGGCTATGTCGCGGCTTCCGTGGCGGGGGCGGTCGTCTTGGGCGCCCTGGCGTTCAATCGCGCCCGGCAGTCCGGCAAGGTGGTTCCAGTCGTGCTGATGGTCCTGGGCATCGTGGCCCTGCACTTCACCGGCATGGCCGCCATGACGATCGTGCCGGTCGGCGCGCTAGTGGATATGGGCGCTGTCGGATCGACCAACCTGGTCCTGGCCTTCGCCGTTTCCGCCGTCGGCCTGATGATGCTGGGCACCGGCGTCGCCAGCCACGCCCTGGACGTCCAGTCCCGGCTTCAGGCCAAGGCGCGCCTGGATCATCTGATCGAGGGCAGCGTCGATGGCATGGTGGTCGAACAGGACGGCGTCATCCTGGCCGCCAACGCCGCCTTCGCCGATCTGGCGGGCGTTCCCCACCACGCCCTGATCGGCGAACCGCTGTCGCGCTGGATCGCCGGCGTCGCCGATCTGGCGGTCAACGGCCTCAGCCAGTCCAAACTGGTCGCCGAGGGCGGGGCGGACATCCCCGTCGAGATCGCCGTGCGCCGCGACTGCGGTGTGGATCACGTCATGATCTACGCCGTGCGTGATCTGCGTATGCGTCAGGCGCAGGAGCGTCGCATCGCCCATCTGGCGCGCAACGACAGCTTGACCGGCCTGCCCAACCGCTCATCCTTCCTGGAATGGCTGACGCGCCAGACCGCCGACCTGACCGTTTCGAACAAGGTGGCCCTGCTGGCCATGGACCTGGACCGGTTCAAGGAGGTCAACGACGTTCACGGCCATGCCGCCGGCGACCAGCTGCTGATCCAGATCGCCGAACGGATGCGCGCCTGCCTGCGCCACGACGAGTTCATCGCGCGCCTGGGCGGGGACGAGTTCGTCGCCGTCGTGCCGATCCAGCACAAGGACGACGCCCTGGATTTGGTCGCGCGCCTGCGCGACGCCGTCACCGCCCCGGTCGTGCTGGACCATGCCGAGGTCGCCTGCGGCCTCAGCACCGGCATCGCGATCTGGCCCGACGACGCCCACGACCCGTCCGCCCTGATCAATGACGCGGACCTGGCCATGTACCGCGCCAAGGCCTCGCTGGGCACCGACGTCTGCTTCTACGAGGAGGAGATGGACGAGGCGGTGCGCAATCGCCGCCGCATGGCCCAGCAGATGCGCGAAGCTCTGGATCAGGGCCAGTTCAGCCTGAACTGGCAGCTGCAGGCCGCCGTCGATACCGGCGACATCACGGGTTACGAGGTGCTGCTGCGCTGGATCCAGCCGGACGGGATGTTTATCTCGCCGGCCGATTTCATCCCTCTGGCCGAAGAGAACGGCCTGATCCTGCCGATCGGCGAATGGGTGCTGCGCACCGCCTGCGCCGAGGCCGCCAGCTGGACCGAACCGCACAAGATCGCCGTCAACCTGTCGCCGGTGCAGCTGGGCCACGTCGACCTGCCGCGCCTGGTGCATCAGGTGCTGGTCGAGACCGGCCTGTCGCCGTCGCGGCTGGAGCTGGAGATCACCGAGACGGCCATGATCACCGACATGGAGCGCACGACCCACGTGCTGCGCCAGCTGAAGCTGCTGGGCGTCTCCATCGCGATGGACGACTTCGGCACGGGCTATTCGTCGCTATCGACCCTGCGCGCCTTCCCGTTCGACAAGATCAAGCTGGATCGCTCCTTCATGTCCGAACTGGACGGCGGACCTCAGTCGGCCGCCATCATTCGCGCCGTCCTGGCCCTGGGCGAGAGCCTGCACATCCCCGTCCTGGCCGAAGGCGTCGAGACGCTGGAGCAACTGGCCTTCCTGCGTGACCAGGGCTGTGACGAGGTTCAGGGCTATCTGCTCGGCCGCCCACAAAAGACGGCCGATGCCGAGGTTCAAGCCGCCGCACGCGTTCTGTGGGCCGTCGATCCGTCGATGGAAAAGGCCGCCTGA